The nucleotide sequence GAGCTAAATCCCACCGCCGGGCAACGGCTCGACACGCACGTCGGTTTTGACCGAATTGGCAATAAAGCACTCCGCGTGCGCGCGCTCGTGCAGGTCGGTAAGCGCGACGCCCGATGGCGCCTCGCCGAAAAAAACCGCGCGCGGCCGAAGGACGACTTCGATCATCGCAAGCCGCCCCTCGCTGTTTCGACCCATCCGCCCCGCTGCGGTATCCTCGTAATGCTCGACAACGAGCCCCGCCTTCTGCGCCAAATGCAAAAAC is from bacterium and encodes:
- a CDS encoding OsmC family protein, whose amino-acid sequence is MDHYTATVAWSRRGAVFADGRYSRAHTWRLDGGIEVPASSSTHIVPPPMSIESAIDPEEAFVASLSSCHMLWFLHLAQKAGLVVEHYEDTAAGRMGRNSEGRLAMIEVVLRPRAVFFGEAPSGVALTDLHERAHAECFIANSVKTDVRVEPLPGGGI